A region of the candidate division KSB1 bacterium genome:
TTTGTTAGAGGTGGTAATAAATGAACACTTTGAAAACAACATTTTTAATGGCTTTACTGACGGTTCTTTTGGTATTTTTGGGGAATGCAATCGGCGGCCAGAGCGGCGCAATGATGGCCTTTATTTTAGCCGCTGGCATGAACTTTTTCAGCTACTGGTATTCTGATAAATTGGTTTTACGAACCTACCGTGCGCAGGAAGTCAGTGAGGCACAGGCGCCGCAATTATACACAATCGTCCGGCGTCTATCGCAGAGAGCCCATCTGCCCATGCCGAAAGTCTACATTATTCCAAACGACACTCCCAACGCATTTGCAACCGGCCGCGATCCCAACCACGCAGCAGTGGCAGTAACCGAAGGAATTATGCGAATGCTAAGCGAGGATGAGCTGGAAGGCGTGATCGCGCACGAGCTGGCGCATATAAAAAACCGGGACATTCTGATCAGTTCAGTTGCGGCAACTATCGCCGGGGCTATCAACATGCTTTATTATTTCGGCCTGTTTTTTGGCGGCAGCGACGACGATGACGGCAGCCCGATTGTTGGTTTGCTGATGATCATCATCGCACCGATTGCAGCAATGCTTATCCAAATGGCAATTTCACGTTCACGTGAGTTTGGCGCCGATCGAGTTGGCGCCGGGATTTGCGGTAAACCGATGTCCTTAGCATCTGCTTTGGAAAATTTAGAGCGAGGTGTCGAACGAATCCCGATGAACGCCACGCCAACTTCAGCGCATATGTTTATTGTTAACCCTCTTCGTGGTGGTGGAATCAGGTCTCTTTTTTCAACGCATCCTTCGACACAGGAAAGAGTCAGACGTCTTCGGGAAATGTCTATGTAAAAGCATTAAGACGTTTTCAAAAAAGGCCTCCAAAGTGATGGGTTCGAGTATTCTCCAACCCATCAAAACTAAGTCAAGACAAGACGAACCCGGCAGCACGACTCTCCACCTAAAATATCTCATCTTATTCCAAAAACCATTAAAATTTCAAACCTCAAATATGGTGCCTGAAATTCAGAGAAAAACCCTATTTTTATTAATTAAAAATAACAAAAGTGACATAATCCTAAAGAATTTAGGAAAATTGCAGAAATTTTATTAATAAATGAAAAAATCTTCTTGCTTTATTCATTCCAATTTCGGATATTGCCACCTATAGTTAATTGGACTTTCATACAAAATTGAGGAGAAAGGGCAGATGCCACAAAAAGACAAGGAATACGTTTTAAAAAGCGCCAAGGATAATAATGTCAAATTTATCCGCTTATGGTTTACAGACATTTTGGGGTTTCTAAAAAGTTTTGCAATCACAATCAAAGAGCTTGAGGTCACTTTGGACGAAGGAGCCGGGTTCGACGGTTCCTCCATTGAAGGATTTGTGCGGATCGACGAAAGCGATATGATGGCAATTCCGGATATGAATACCTGGGAGATTTTGCCCTGGCGGCATAGTGAGGAGAGTGCGGTCGCTCGAATATTCTGTGATATTCATACACCTGAAGGCGAGCCTTATGACGGCGATCCGCGCGGGGTGCTAAGACGAAACCTTAAAAGAGCGGAAGATTTAGGTTACAAATTTTACGTTGGTCCGGAACTGGAGTTTTTCTATTTCAAAAGTTCCGAAGGCACGCCCGAACCATTAGATAAAGGTGGTTATTTTGACCTCACACCTCTGGATCTTGCAAGTGATTTTCGAAAAAAAACAGTTGAAGCCCTGGATGCTTTGGGCATCGACGTCGAAACAAGTCACCATGAAGTCGGGCCGAGTCAGCACGAAATCGATCTGCGCTATACGGATGCACTCACCATGGCAGACAACGCAATGACCTATCGTTTGGTCGTAAAGGAGGTCGCCTTAAGAAATAATGTCTATGCCACGTTTATGCCAAAACCTTTGTACGGAGAAAATGGCAGCGGGATGCACGTACATATGTCGCTCTTTAAAGGAGACAGGAACGCATTTTATGATGCCAGCGACAAACACCACCTTTCCGATCTTGCAAAAAGGTACATAGCAGGTCTTATAAAACACGCTCCTGAATTTACCCTCATCACCAATC
Encoded here:
- the glnA gene encoding type I glutamate--ammonia ligase; the protein is MPQKDKEYVLKSAKDNNVKFIRLWFTDILGFLKSFAITIKELEVTLDEGAGFDGSSIEGFVRIDESDMMAIPDMNTWEILPWRHSEESAVARIFCDIHTPEGEPYDGDPRGVLRRNLKRAEDLGYKFYVGPELEFFYFKSSEGTPEPLDKGGYFDLTPLDLASDFRKKTVEALDALGIDVETSHHEVGPSQHEIDLRYTDALTMADNAMTYRLVVKEVALRNNVYATFMPKPLYGENGSGMHVHMSLFKGDRNAFYDASDKHHLSDLAKRYIAGLIKHAPEFTLITNQWVNSYKRLVPGYEAPIYTTWAVRNRSDMIRIPAYKLGKENATRIELRSPDPACNPYLAFSAMLAAGLEGIEKNYPIIEPVERNVYNLSEEERKELNIDTLPGDLYEAIKMMEPSQVIKKALGHHVFHSLLENKKLEWADYRTQLSDWEMKNYFPIL
- the htpX gene encoding zinc metalloprotease HtpX, giving the protein MNTLKTTFLMALLTVLLVFLGNAIGGQSGAMMAFILAAGMNFFSYWYSDKLVLRTYRAQEVSEAQAPQLYTIVRRLSQRAHLPMPKVYIIPNDTPNAFATGRDPNHAAVAVTEGIMRMLSEDELEGVIAHELAHIKNRDILISSVAATIAGAINMLYYFGLFFGGSDDDDGSPIVGLLMIIIAPIAAMLIQMAISRSREFGADRVGAGICGKPMSLASALENLERGVERIPMNATPTSAHMFIVNPLRGGGIRSLFSTHPSTQERVRRLREMSM